A single region of the Actinoplanes sp. SE50/110 genome encodes:
- a CDS encoding 5'-3' exonuclease codes for MTRPLLAVDAPSLYFRAFHGIPEKAAQTDAGEPVNAIRGFLDMIAQLVRTRRPDRLICALDADWRPAWRVELVPSYKAHRVAHDTVEEVPAALERQVPVLLEVLEAVGIPAFGVPGYEADDVLGTIAATQAAPVEVVSGDRDLFQLVDDARGTRLLYCGRGVAKLEDADEALVQGKYGVPARYYADFAAMRGDPSDGLPGVAGVGEKTAARLIERYGGIAEILAALDDPEAGFAPGVRTKLAAGRDYLAKALPVCRVALDVKLPDVDPALPREPRDPQALLALAERWNLAGSARRLVDALAG; via the coding sequence GTGACCCGACCACTGCTGGCCGTCGACGCCCCCAGCCTCTATTTCCGGGCGTTCCACGGCATCCCGGAGAAGGCGGCGCAGACCGACGCCGGCGAGCCGGTCAACGCGATCCGCGGCTTCCTCGACATGATCGCCCAGCTGGTCCGCACCCGGCGGCCGGATCGGCTGATCTGCGCCCTCGACGCGGACTGGCGGCCGGCCTGGCGGGTCGAGCTGGTCCCGTCCTACAAGGCGCACCGGGTCGCCCACGACACCGTCGAGGAGGTGCCGGCCGCACTGGAGCGCCAGGTGCCGGTGCTGCTGGAGGTGCTCGAGGCGGTCGGCATCCCGGCCTTCGGCGTGCCGGGCTACGAGGCCGACGACGTGCTCGGCACCATCGCCGCGACCCAGGCCGCCCCGGTCGAGGTGGTCTCCGGCGACCGCGACCTGTTCCAGCTGGTCGACGACGCGCGGGGCACCCGGCTGCTCTACTGCGGGCGCGGCGTGGCCAAGCTGGAGGACGCCGACGAGGCTCTGGTCCAGGGGAAATACGGGGTGCCGGCGCGGTATTACGCGGACTTCGCGGCGATGCGCGGCGACCCGAGCGACGGGCTGCCCGGCGTCGCGGGCGTCGGGGAGAAGACGGCCGCCCGGCTGATCGAGCGCTACGGCGGGATCGCCGAGATCCTGGCCGCCCTCGACGATCCGGAGGCGGGCTTCGCCCCCGGCGTCCGCACGAAGCTCGCCGCCGGCCGGGACTACCTGGCGAAGGCTCTGCCGGTCTGCCGGGTGGCGCTCGACGTCAAGCTGCCCGACGTGGATCCGGCACTGCCGCGCGAGCCTCGCGACCCGCAGGCGCTGCTCGCCCTCGCCGAGCGGTGGAATCTGGCCGGCTCGGCGCGCCGCCTGGTGGACGCTCTGGCGGGCTGA
- a CDS encoding PRC-barrel domain-containing protein, translating to MFAAENLRDWRGQNVIDRDGDKIGELEAVYVDTATDEPSFVTVRTGFIGRHRLTFVPLGGATVKPDAVRVQVTKKQTGDAPSIDVDGELLAADEPGVFAHYGLPYAAGAGGERRLARR from the coding sequence ATGTTTGCGGCGGAGAATCTGCGTGACTGGCGTGGCCAGAATGTGATCGACCGGGACGGCGACAAGATCGGAGAGTTGGAGGCGGTCTACGTCGACACGGCGACCGACGAACCCTCATTCGTCACGGTGCGCACCGGCTTCATCGGGCGGCACCGCCTGACCTTCGTCCCGCTCGGCGGGGCCACCGTCAAACCGGACGCCGTTCGGGTGCAGGTGACCAAGAAGCAGACCGGCGACGCCCCGTCGATCGATGTCGACGGTGAGCTGCTCGCCGCTGACGAGCCGGGCGTCTTCGCCCATTACGGTCTCCCGTACGCGGCGGGTGCCGGCGGCGAGCGTCGCCTCGCCCGCCGCTGA
- a CDS encoding DUF2382 domain-containing protein gives MITQEHIHTLSGRDVHDRDGDKIGTAGQVWTDAAGLPTWVSVRTGLFGLNESLVPLQDADLRDDRLVVPFDKATVKDAPNVDASHDEPLTQAEVDQLYSYYGVNQHDSYRSYQAGATATNENYTGDSYTDENYTGQSRPGGTDYELGAGQGDGHLRGDDAMTRSEERLTVGTERERTGKARLRKYVTTEQQQVSVPVTREEVRLEREPVTDANRDAAFSGPDLTESEHEVTLHEERPVVQTETVPVERVRLGKETVTDERTVSGEVRKEQIEAELPGDERRRRLG, from the coding sequence GTGATCACGCAGGAGCACATTCACACGCTGAGCGGCCGCGACGTCCACGACCGGGACGGCGACAAGATCGGCACCGCCGGGCAGGTGTGGACCGACGCCGCCGGTCTGCCCACCTGGGTCAGTGTCCGCACCGGCCTGTTCGGACTGAACGAGTCGCTGGTCCCGCTGCAGGACGCGGACCTGCGCGACGACCGGCTGGTGGTGCCGTTCGACAAGGCGACGGTCAAGGACGCGCCGAACGTGGACGCCTCGCACGACGAGCCGCTGACCCAGGCCGAGGTCGACCAGCTCTACTCCTACTACGGCGTGAACCAGCACGACAGCTACCGGTCGTACCAGGCCGGGGCGACCGCCACGAACGAGAACTACACCGGCGATAGCTACACCGACGAGAACTACACCGGCCAGAGCCGCCCCGGCGGCACCGACTACGAGCTCGGCGCCGGCCAGGGCGACGGCCACCTGCGCGGCGACGACGCGATGACCCGCTCGGAGGAGCGGCTGACCGTCGGCACCGAGCGTGAGCGGACCGGCAAGGCCCGGCTCCGCAAGTACGTGACGACCGAGCAGCAGCAGGTCAGCGTGCCGGTCACCCGCGAGGAGGTGCGGCTGGAGCGTGAGCCGGTCACCGACGCGAACCGGGACGCCGCCTTCAGCGGCCCGGACCTGACCGAGTCGGAGCACGAGGTCACCCTGCACGAGGAGCGGCCGGTGGTGCAGACCGAGACGGTGCCGGTGGAGCGGGTGCGCCTGGGCAAGGAGACGGTCACCGACGAGCGGACCGTCAGCGGCGAGGTCCGCAAGGAGCAGATCGAGGCCGAGCTGCCCGGCGACGAGCGCCGTCGTCGCCTCGGCTGA
- a CDS encoding Lrp/AsnC family transcriptional regulator, with translation MEEIDRAIVSALTVDGRLTYTDLAERVGLSVSAVHQRVRRLEERGAIAGYTAKVSFEALDLPLTAFVAIRPFDPSQPDDAPERLAHLSEIDSCYSVAGEDFYMLLVRVKSPADLERLLQDIRTAANVTTRTTVVLSTPYENRPPRIAPE, from the coding sequence GTGGAAGAGATCGACCGGGCGATCGTGTCAGCCCTCACCGTGGACGGACGGCTGACCTATACCGATCTGGCCGAGCGGGTGGGCCTCAGTGTCTCCGCCGTGCACCAGCGGGTGCGCCGGCTGGAGGAGCGCGGGGCGATCGCCGGTTACACGGCGAAGGTGTCGTTCGAGGCGCTCGACCTGCCGTTGACCGCCTTCGTGGCGATCCGCCCGTTCGATCCGTCGCAGCCGGACGACGCGCCGGAGCGGCTGGCCCACCTCTCCGAGATCGACTCCTGCTACTCGGTGGCCGGTGAGGACTTCTACATGCTGCTGGTCCGGGTGAAGAGCCCGGCCGACCTGGAGCGGCTGCTGCAGGACATCCGCACGGCGGCGAATGTGACGACCCGGACCACGGTGGTGCTGTCCACTCCTTACGAGAACCGGCCACCCAGGATCGCCCCCGAATAG
- a CDS encoding DUF6401 family natural product biosynthesis protein, with protein sequence MESDRQVMTAGARLALARWERRLGVPESPEPGLVALLDRHAARIRDSVSGMTVANLAAYADGVADTAAARGWTHPDAGADWRAASWPSLHLLAVCLLARSLP encoded by the coding sequence ATGGAGTCCGATCGACAGGTGATGACGGCGGGCGCGCGGCTGGCGCTGGCCCGGTGGGAGCGGCGGCTCGGCGTGCCGGAGTCCCCGGAGCCGGGATTGGTGGCGCTGCTCGACCGGCACGCCGCGCGGATCCGGGACTCGGTGTCGGGGATGACCGTGGCGAACCTGGCCGCGTATGCCGACGGCGTCGCCGACACCGCGGCGGCCCGGGGGTGGACACACCCGGACGCGGGGGCCGACTGGCGGGCGGCGAGCTGGCCGTCGCTGCACCTGCTCGCGGTCTGCCTGCTGGCCCGCAGCCTGCCCTGA
- a CDS encoding acyl-CoA dehydrogenase family protein, with the protein MTVDRLLPTPEAHDLLDLTRELATRELAGKVDDYEARGEFPREILRTLGRSGLLGLPYAESDGGAGQPYEVYLQVLEILAGTWLGIAEAVSVHTLSCFPVAAFGSERQRKALPEMLGGELLGAYCLSEPQGGSDAGNLATRAVPDGEDWLVNGTKAWITHGGRADFYNLFVRTGGPGPKGISCLLADAATPGLLPQAPERLMGLRSSAPAQIVLDDARIPHDRLVGEQGQGFAIAMQALDAGRLGIAACAVGLAQAATDYAVAYAREREQFGQPIGRFQGVGFMLADMATQVSAARSLLLAAARLKDAGRPFSVEAAKAKLFATDAAMRVTTDAVQILGGYGYVADHPAERWFREAKVLQIVEGTNQIQRMVIARSLTG; encoded by the coding sequence GTGACCGTGGATCGACTGCTTCCCACCCCTGAGGCACACGACCTGCTCGACCTGACCCGTGAGCTCGCCACCCGTGAGCTGGCCGGCAAGGTCGACGACTACGAGGCGCGCGGCGAGTTCCCCCGGGAGATCCTGCGTACGTTAGGGCGTTCCGGCCTGCTCGGCCTGCCTTATGCCGAAAGCGACGGCGGCGCCGGCCAGCCGTACGAGGTCTATCTCCAGGTTCTGGAGATCCTGGCCGGCACCTGGCTGGGGATCGCCGAGGCGGTCAGCGTGCACACGCTGTCGTGCTTCCCGGTGGCGGCCTTCGGCAGCGAGCGGCAGCGCAAGGCGCTGCCCGAGATGCTCGGCGGCGAGCTGCTCGGCGCCTACTGCCTGTCCGAGCCGCAGGGTGGCTCGGATGCCGGCAACCTCGCCACCCGGGCCGTGCCGGACGGCGAGGACTGGCTGGTCAACGGCACCAAGGCGTGGATCACGCACGGCGGCCGCGCGGATTTCTACAACCTGTTCGTCCGCACCGGCGGCCCCGGCCCCAAGGGCATCTCCTGCCTGCTCGCCGACGCCGCCACGCCGGGCCTGCTGCCGCAGGCGCCGGAGCGGCTGATGGGCCTGCGCTCGTCGGCTCCGGCCCAGATCGTGCTGGACGACGCGCGGATCCCACACGACCGGCTGGTGGGGGAGCAGGGGCAGGGGTTCGCGATCGCGATGCAGGCGCTCGACGCGGGGCGGCTCGGGATCGCGGCGTGCGCCGTCGGGCTGGCCCAGGCGGCCACCGACTACGCGGTCGCCTACGCACGGGAGCGGGAGCAGTTCGGGCAGCCGATCGGCCGGTTCCAGGGGGTCGGGTTCATGCTGGCCGACATGGCCACCCAGGTGTCCGCGGCGCGCTCGTTGCTGCTGGCCGCGGCCCGGTTGAAGGACGCCGGCCGGCCGTTCTCGGTCGAGGCGGCCAAGGCGAAGCTGTTCGCCACCGACGCGGCGATGCGGGTGACCACCGACGCGGTGCAGATCCTCGGCGGCTACGGCTATGTGGCCGATCATCCGGCCGAGCGCTGGTTCCGTGAGGCGAAGGTGTTGCAGATCGTGGAGGGCACCAACCAGATCCAGCGGATGGTGATCGCCCGCTCGCTGACCGGCTGA
- a CDS encoding SDR family NAD(P)-dependent oxidoreductase, which translates to MAGEILPRIGSPRRVAIVTGGGAGLGRELTVGLAGAGFTVVVADVDGAAAEASAARAEQVAGAAAGAGPPAGADAAAGLSVGADAAAGADSPAVAGGVAVAVCADVTDAEQARGVVRVAAELGGPHVLVNNAGGWTRGGRQYPDAEPADWAATLALNLTAPMLLTQLVREPMRRLGGGVVVNVASSAARGDGAYGSPEYAAAKAGLVRLTTSLAGLDGVRVTCIVPDWIGLDRAHAEFAALSPAERAVTPPLIPPAQVVDAVLDLIAGGASGTVVELRGGREPIPRRPA; encoded by the coding sequence ATGGCCGGCGAGATTCTCCCGCGGATCGGCTCGCCGCGGCGCGTCGCGATCGTGACCGGGGGTGGCGCGGGCCTCGGCCGAGAGCTGACCGTGGGCCTGGCCGGGGCCGGTTTCACCGTGGTCGTCGCGGATGTCGACGGTGCGGCTGCCGAGGCGAGCGCGGCCCGCGCCGAGCAGGTCGCGGGTGCGGCTGCGGGTGCGGGTCCACCGGCGGGCGCGGATGCGGCTGCGGGTTTATCGGTGGGCGCGGATGCGGCAGCGGGAGCGGATTCACCGGCGGTGGCCGGCGGGGTGGCGGTCGCGGTCTGCGCTGATGTGACCGATGCGGAGCAGGCGAGAGGTGTGGTGCGGGTCGCGGCCGAGCTGGGCGGTCCGCACGTGCTGGTGAACAACGCGGGCGGGTGGACGCGTGGCGGGCGGCAGTATCCGGACGCGGAGCCGGCGGACTGGGCGGCCACCCTCGCGCTGAACCTGACCGCGCCGATGCTGCTCACCCAGCTCGTCCGGGAGCCGATGCGCCGGCTCGGCGGCGGGGTGGTGGTCAACGTCGCGTCCAGTGCGGCGCGCGGGGACGGCGCCTACGGGTCACCGGAGTATGCGGCGGCCAAGGCCGGCCTGGTCCGGCTGACGACCAGCCTGGCCGGGCTCGACGGGGTGCGGGTGACCTGTATCGTGCCGGATTGGATCGGCCTGGACCGGGCGCACGCGGAGTTCGCCGCGCTGAGCCCGGCCGAGCGGGCGGTCACGCCACCGCTGATCCCGCCGGCTCAGGTGGTCGATGCCGTCCTGGACCTGATCGCCGGCGGCGCGAGCGGCACGGTGGTCGAGCTCCGGGGCGGCCGCGAGCCGATCCCGCGCAGGCCGGCCTGA
- a CDS encoding polymorphic toxin-type HINT domain-containing protein, with the protein MGSTRRWRLLAGVAMGVATAVALPQTAVAAVPRVVAPAVAPAPPLTVQQALDRLLGGQTREALPTDNPIDDAALDRMLVQDLADYDADPEVRAAAAAVLATDDAAKIRDFLDNGLPVYRKAADQRKRDQAERDRAQVQEWAETGGPLVRKGAQAALDSGSDAKIAAFVATGQAAADLADKQDTLSAADKARTIQARVEQMVAQGGYEVQELGQAALDSEDPAVIEDFYLNGYQVASQQDADAQKQITDALAARSQAIADLLNLAQRAKQAADAQKKIIEASVAATSLLTVAGNAMGLSNRGAKQADTVYAADLPLRKANKPTHTADLSALRVQVCQDASVAARNADQVTAQAGVAATAAATLEKTGLTHGIAWSEVTQAQGDAGAAAKLAAETACHAAEATEAAGKALDADHSATVDANNAVKYRQAAEREQAAAEKLADKAEKLAAAALAAAADAKAQRLRAEKDAASARQHAANAAGYYADAKRQRGIAREATAAAIQHSLNAYSAAQRAIAQQNVVVAKGAEAKQKQDEALAAAGRFKDKADRAQALIKKASADNENTKSKEFEAQAAEARKIAAETNCKYPDSPNGCPGTAEMQKIRDDATRMRTVADDAKKASDQSRAASDAAQAESDAAAADARRAAAAAAAAAADARAAADQAKQARQDAADANAAASRAIKDANRANADARTAVQTARTAINKATAARADAGLTAQSAQDAVRQAAIATFQSEVSGRAALDARTSANAIADPAVSAVDLAAAYAATDNDAAMAAAIASNAMLIGDDQAAAAQRHADDADAAAVHAAEMAQKASAQVQPAFVAAQKAADAANRAIKASKVAVNAARDAATQAQGAIKAADEATDAAQEAAQWADGAAEMAEQAGSDAGSAQQAANNAAGFAKKADQAADNAEALSKKIKQVSDTITSISDGMWAVAQNMGRMAKTLQDIAWQAYNAEQAAAEKKLNDWIDDKAKWLNDHIGGSDVTKGFIDGAAGMVKGIIQTSNCVTGTFLGTDAATDEYTVPEVSYLPNSDKSCNMLVKGFKDLLSDPKQLLHWDDWKKNWKYALGETLFDGAFFLVTDGTGLITKIAESGVAQTAKQAIRDIAKLSAKDMAAGVVKFGTEKLVNAIKELGAVTTSRIIELTTAVGGKLAVTFSADELKALSKAIGLKGIDAVENALRGLKDLPVLKGLTDLLESCFKRNSFAPDTRVLLGDGTSRAIADIRVGDRVLATDPITGVTRPEPVTALHRNDDTALADVTVEDRAGRQSTLHTTREHPFWNAGTRQWTYAGDLRPGTALATVGAGRWAGVARVRTFTGERTMHNLTVADLHTFYVLAGRTPVLVHNCNVALGQKMAGTYKWAKDNNFEHFGDLGPDEWMGPVKDAIRNSNVTLHVNMEEMGSFVESVRVGMEGVGGATDLEMSWIATAIIRGERTWSSVNFYKLVNGKMTKIVVEEPDWSKITPQRWFTDPPTSCKCL; encoded by the coding sequence ATGGGTTCGACACGACGATGGCGGCTGCTCGCCGGTGTCGCGATGGGCGTGGCCACCGCGGTGGCCCTGCCGCAGACGGCGGTGGCGGCGGTGCCGCGCGTGGTGGCACCGGCGGTGGCGCCGGCGCCACCGCTGACGGTGCAGCAGGCGCTGGACCGGTTGCTGGGCGGGCAGACCCGGGAGGCATTGCCGACCGACAACCCGATCGACGATGCGGCGCTGGACCGGATGCTGGTCCAGGATCTGGCCGACTACGACGCGGACCCGGAGGTCCGGGCGGCCGCGGCCGCGGTGCTGGCCACCGATGACGCGGCGAAGATCCGGGACTTCCTGGACAACGGTCTGCCGGTCTATCGCAAGGCGGCCGACCAGCGCAAGCGGGATCAGGCCGAGCGGGACCGGGCGCAGGTCCAGGAGTGGGCCGAGACCGGGGGCCCGCTGGTGCGCAAGGGCGCGCAGGCGGCACTCGACTCGGGCAGCGACGCGAAGATCGCGGCATTCGTGGCGACCGGGCAGGCCGCGGCGGACCTGGCCGACAAACAGGACACGCTGAGCGCGGCGGACAAGGCCCGCACGATCCAGGCCCGGGTCGAGCAGATGGTCGCGCAGGGCGGCTACGAGGTCCAGGAGCTGGGCCAGGCGGCGCTGGACAGCGAAGACCCGGCGGTGATCGAGGACTTCTATCTCAACGGCTACCAGGTGGCCAGCCAGCAGGACGCGGACGCGCAGAAGCAGATCACCGACGCGCTCGCCGCGCGGTCGCAGGCGATCGCCGATCTGCTGAATCTGGCGCAGCGGGCGAAGCAGGCCGCCGACGCGCAGAAGAAGATCATCGAGGCGAGTGTGGCGGCGACGTCGTTGCTGACCGTGGCCGGCAACGCGATGGGTCTGTCCAACCGGGGCGCCAAGCAGGCCGACACCGTGTACGCCGCGGATCTGCCGCTGCGGAAGGCGAACAAGCCGACGCACACCGCCGACCTGTCCGCTCTGCGGGTGCAGGTGTGCCAGGACGCGTCGGTGGCCGCGCGCAACGCCGATCAGGTGACCGCGCAGGCCGGGGTGGCGGCTACCGCGGCGGCCACGCTGGAGAAGACCGGCCTGACCCACGGCATCGCCTGGTCCGAGGTGACCCAGGCGCAGGGTGACGCCGGAGCGGCGGCGAAGCTGGCCGCGGAGACGGCGTGTCATGCGGCCGAGGCGACGGAGGCGGCCGGCAAGGCTCTGGACGCCGACCACAGCGCGACCGTCGACGCGAACAACGCGGTGAAGTACCGGCAGGCCGCGGAGCGCGAGCAGGCCGCCGCGGAGAAGCTGGCGGACAAGGCGGAGAAGCTGGCGGCTGCCGCGCTGGCGGCGGCGGCCGACGCGAAGGCGCAGCGGTTGCGGGCCGAGAAGGATGCGGCCAGCGCCCGCCAGCACGCCGCCAACGCGGCCGGCTACTACGCGGACGCGAAGCGGCAGCGGGGGATCGCCCGGGAGGCGACCGCGGCGGCGATCCAGCACTCGCTGAACGCCTACTCGGCGGCGCAGCGGGCGATCGCGCAGCAGAACGTGGTGGTGGCCAAGGGCGCCGAGGCCAAGCAGAAGCAGGATGAGGCGCTCGCGGCGGCTGGCCGGTTCAAGGACAAGGCGGACCGGGCCCAGGCGCTGATCAAGAAGGCGTCGGCGGACAACGAGAACACCAAGTCCAAGGAGTTCGAGGCGCAGGCCGCCGAGGCGCGCAAGATCGCCGCGGAGACCAACTGCAAGTACCCGGACTCGCCGAACGGGTGCCCGGGCACCGCGGAGATGCAGAAGATCCGCGACGACGCGACCCGGATGCGGACCGTCGCGGACGACGCCAAGAAGGCCTCCGACCAGTCCCGGGCCGCCTCGGACGCGGCCCAGGCCGAGTCCGACGCGGCGGCGGCCGACGCCCGCCGGGCGGCCGCGGCGGCGGCTGCCGCGGCGGCGGACGCGCGGGCCGCGGCCGATCAGGCGAAGCAGGCGCGGCAGGACGCGGCGGACGCGAACGCGGCCGCGTCCCGGGCGATCAAGGACGCGAACAGGGCGAACGCCGACGCGCGGACGGCGGTGCAGACCGCCCGGACCGCGATCAACAAGGCGACCGCCGCGCGGGCGGACGCCGGTCTGACCGCCCAGTCGGCGCAGGACGCGGTGCGCCAGGCGGCGATCGCGACGTTCCAGTCCGAGGTGTCGGGCCGGGCCGCGCTGGACGCGCGGACCTCGGCGAACGCCATCGCCGACCCGGCGGTGTCCGCGGTCGACCTCGCGGCGGCGTACGCGGCCACCGACAACGACGCGGCGATGGCGGCCGCCATCGCCAGCAACGCGATGCTGATCGGCGACGATCAGGCCGCCGCGGCGCAGCGGCACGCCGACGACGCGGACGCGGCGGCCGTGCACGCGGCGGAGATGGCGCAGAAGGCGTCCGCGCAGGTTCAGCCCGCGTTCGTGGCGGCGCAGAAGGCGGCTGACGCGGCCAACCGGGCGATCAAGGCGAGCAAGGTGGCGGTGAACGCCGCCCGGGACGCGGCCACCCAGGCGCAGGGCGCGATCAAGGCGGCCGACGAGGCGACCGACGCCGCGCAGGAGGCGGCGCAGTGGGCGGACGGCGCGGCCGAGATGGCCGAGCAGGCCGGTTCCGACGCCGGTTCGGCGCAGCAGGCGGCGAACAACGCCGCCGGTTTCGCGAAGAAGGCGGATCAGGCGGCGGACAACGCGGAAGCGCTGTCGAAGAAGATCAAGCAGGTCAGCGACACGATCACGTCGATCTCCGACGGCATGTGGGCGGTCGCGCAGAACATGGGCCGGATGGCCAAGACCCTGCAGGACATCGCCTGGCAGGCGTACAACGCCGAGCAGGCGGCGGCGGAGAAGAAGCTCAACGACTGGATCGACGACAAGGCGAAGTGGCTCAACGACCACATCGGCGGGTCGGACGTCACGAAGGGCTTCATCGACGGCGCGGCCGGCATGGTCAAGGGGATCATCCAGACCAGCAACTGCGTGACCGGCACGTTCCTGGGCACCGACGCGGCCACCGACGAGTACACGGTGCCCGAGGTCAGCTACCTGCCGAACTCGGACAAGTCCTGCAACATGCTGGTCAAGGGCTTCAAGGACCTACTGAGCGACCCGAAGCAGCTGCTGCACTGGGACGACTGGAAGAAGAACTGGAAGTACGCGCTGGGCGAGACCCTGTTCGACGGGGCCTTCTTCCTGGTCACCGACGGCACCGGGCTGATCACCAAGATCGCTGAGAGCGGCGTGGCGCAGACCGCCAAGCAGGCGATCAGGGACATCGCCAAGCTGTCGGCCAAGGACATGGCGGCCGGGGTCGTCAAGTTCGGCACCGAGAAGCTGGTCAACGCGATCAAGGAACTCGGCGCGGTCACCACCTCCCGGATCATCGAGCTGACCACCGCGGTGGGTGGCAAGCTGGCGGTCACCTTCAGTGCCGACGAATTGAAGGCGCTGTCCAAGGCGATCGGTCTCAAGGGCATCGACGCGGTGGAGAACGCGCTGCGTGGCCTGAAGGATCTGCCGGTCCTCAAGGGGCTCACCGATCTCCTGGAGAGCTGTTTCAAGCGCAACAGTTTCGCCCCGGACACCCGGGTCCTGCTCGGCGACGGCACCAGCCGGGCGATCGCCGACATCCGGGTGGGCGACCGGGTGCTGGCCACCGACCCGATCACCGGGGTCACCCGGCCGGAGCCGGTCACCGCGCTGCACCGCAACGACGACACCGCGCTCGCCGACGTCACGGTCGAGGACCGGGCCGGCCGGCAGAGCACGCTGCACACCACGCGGGAACACCCGTTCTGGAATGCCGGCACCCGGCAGTGGACCTACGCGGGTGACCTGCGGCCGGGCACCGCGCTGGCCACCGTCGGCGCGGGCCGGTGGGCGGGCGTCGCCCGGGTGCGCACGTTCACCGGCGAGCGGACGATGCACAACCTGACGGTCGCCGACCTGCACACGTTCTACGTGCTCGCCGGCCGGACGCCGGTGCTGGTGCACAACTGCAACGTCGCGCTCGGTCAGAAGATGGCCGGCACCTACAAGTGGGCGAAGGACAACAACTTCGAGCACTTCGGCGACCTGGGCCCGGACGAGTGGATGGGCCCGGTCAAGGACGCGATCCGGAATTCCAACGTGACCCTGCACGTCAACATGGAGGAGATGGGTAGCTTCGTCGAATCGGTGCGGGTCGGCATGGAGGGCGTCGGTGGCGCCACGGACCTGGAGATGAGCTGGATCGCGACGGCGATCATCCGGGGTGAGCGGACCTGGTCGTCGGTGAACTTCTACAAGCTGGTCAACGGCAAGATGACGAAGATCGTCGTCGAGGAGCCGGACTGGTCGAAGATCACCCCGCAGCGCTGGTTCACCGATCCGCCGACGAGCTGCAAATGTCTGTGA
- a CDS encoding maleylpyruvate isomerase N-terminal domain-containing protein, which yields MNADDVDAAVQELQDTLAPYAYGPAWSTRAGDLDWTCRQTAVHIAHDLVAYAAQLAGRADNGYLPLDLRVDPGATPGEVLRVIAAAAGLLSAQLRAASPDDRAWHWGPADPSGFAALGVNEILIHTYDVAGGLGVAWRPPAALCAAVLSRLFPGHPDGDPVAALLWCTGRIALPGRPRRTSWVLRAAVD from the coding sequence ATGAACGCCGACGACGTCGACGCGGCAGTTCAAGAGCTGCAGGACACGCTTGCGCCGTACGCCTACGGCCCCGCCTGGTCCACCCGGGCCGGCGACCTCGACTGGACCTGCCGGCAAACCGCCGTGCACATCGCGCACGACCTCGTGGCGTACGCCGCCCAGCTGGCCGGCCGGGCCGACAATGGGTATCTCCCGCTGGATCTGCGGGTCGACCCGGGCGCGACGCCGGGCGAGGTCCTGCGGGTGATCGCGGCCGCGGCCGGACTGCTCAGCGCCCAGCTGCGCGCGGCGTCGCCGGACGACCGGGCCTGGCACTGGGGGCCGGCCGACCCGTCGGGATTCGCCGCGCTCGGCGTCAACGAGATCCTGATCCACACGTACGACGTGGCCGGCGGTCTGGGTGTTGCCTGGCGGCCGCCGGCGGCGCTCTGCGCGGCGGTGCTGAGTCGGCTCTTTCCCGGGCATCCGGACGGCGACCCGGTGGCCGCCCTGCTCTGGTGCACCGGGCGGATCGCGCTGCCCGGCCGCCCCCGGCGCACCTCGTGGGTGTTGCGGGCCGCCGTGGATTGA
- a CDS encoding alpha/beta hydrolase-fold protein: MRRRTLLAAGGAGVATAVAGGLWARGSAPATVPAVPVPSVPPGPERCELRYSKARGTTVDFYTAVPAGHGDGTGLPVCLVLHGGSKRPADFEALGLGHFLTDAVAHGAPPFVLAGATGDRLAWQPDGRDDPQRMVHEEVPAWCAARGFDTSRLVAWGWSMGGYGSLLLAETFPGFVRAVAAFSPAVVPGDVVFQNADRLGATPVGLWCGSRDPLYGSVRALRRVLPREPAVGTFGPGGHDFTYWSTLIPAAFAFLAAQLD; the protein is encoded by the coding sequence ATGCGGCGACGAACTCTGCTGGCCGCCGGCGGCGCCGGCGTGGCGACCGCCGTGGCCGGCGGGCTGTGGGCCCGCGGATCCGCGCCGGCCACGGTGCCCGCGGTGCCCGTGCCGTCGGTGCCGCCCGGTCCGGAACGCTGCGAGCTCCGGTACTCGAAGGCCCGCGGGACGACCGTCGACTTCTACACCGCGGTGCCGGCCGGGCACGGGGACGGCACCGGGCTGCCGGTCTGCCTCGTGCTGCACGGCGGATCGAAGCGGCCCGCCGACTTCGAGGCACTCGGGCTCGGACACTTTCTGACCGACGCGGTGGCTCACGGCGCGCCGCCGTTCGTGCTGGCCGGCGCCACCGGCGACCGTCTCGCCTGGCAGCCCGACGGGCGCGACGACCCGCAGCGGATGGTGCACGAGGAAGTGCCGGCCTGGTGCGCGGCACGTGGCTTCGACACCAGCCGGCTGGTCGCCTGGGGCTGGTCGATGGGCGGGTACGGCTCGCTGCTGCTGGCCGAGACCTTCCCCGGGTTCGTCCGCGCGGTGGCCGCGTTCTCCCCGGCGGTGGTGCCCGGGGACGTGGTGTTCCAGAACGCGGACCGGCTCGGCGCGACGCCGGTGGGATTGTGGTGCGGCAGCCGGGATCCGCTGTACGGCAGCGTGCGGGCGTTGCGGCGGGTGCTGCCGCGCGAGCCGGCGGTGGGGACGTTCGGGCCGGGCGGGCACGACTTCACGTACTGGAGCACGTTGATTCCGGCGGCGTTCGCCTTCCTCGCCGCACAGCTGGATTGA